From Oreochromis aureus strain Israel breed Guangdong linkage group 4, ZZ_aureus, whole genome shotgun sequence, a single genomic window includes:
- the jpt2 gene encoding jupiter microtubule associated homolog 2, producing the protein MTSTNMFQGLDTGSKPSSRVLQPPGGGSSNLFGGYEEDSAASKRPNKMASKVFAPPEEPQSVLRRSNPPGGKSSGIFGEPEPAAQPQRPIPPGGPTSNIFGPAGTAPAQSPSRSHPNKPKDNLSVGPEPESPVPQAPEAKASQPEAKEETAPPADPPAKEEPPAAAAAVSAPSEPEPTPSSFPDDTSLKNHEPHLGPKPRSHNRVLNPPGGKSSVVFY; encoded by the exons ATGACTTCGACTAACATGTTTCAAGGGTTGGATACTGGTTCGAAACCGAGTTCAAG GGTGTTGCAGCCTCCTGGAGGTGGCTCCAGTAATCTGTTTGGTGGCTATGAAGAGGACTCTGCAGCATCAAAAAGACCTAATAAGATGGCCTCCAAAGTTTTTGCTCCACCAGAGGAACCCCAGAGTGTACTGAGACGCTCCAATCCTCCAG GTGGAAAGAGTAGTGGAATATTTGGTGAACCTGAGCCTGCTGCTCAACCACAGAGACCCATACCACCAGGTGGACCAACCAGCAACATATTTGGGCCTGCAGGCACTGCACCTGCCCAAAGTCCAAGCCGAAGCCACCCAAATAAGCCAAAG gacAACCTAAGTGTGGGACCTGAACCTGAATCACCAG ttcctcAAGCTCCTGAAGCCAAAGCCAGCCAGCCTGAGGCGAAAGAAGAAACTGCACCCCCAGCCGATCCACCAGCCAAGGAAGAGCCACCcgctgccgctgctgctgtCTCGGCACCCTCGGAGCCTGAACCCACACCTTCCTCATTTCCCGATGACACTTCGCTGAAGAACCACGAGCCTCACCTGGGACCCAAGCCTCGCTCCCACAACAGGGTCCTCAACCCTCCTGGAGGAAAATCTAGTGTGGTGTTCTACTGA